The Phaseolus vulgaris cultivar G19833 chromosome 5, P. vulgaris v2.0, whole genome shotgun sequence genomic interval cccttaatttatgaatttatacctttttacatttttataatctttatttgaataGCATTTTATTGTCATATTTGGTGTTAATGTCAGGtttctagggaagaatggagatttgGACTAAAGAGGAATGATataagctaaaaagagaaagctggaaggtcTCAGAATGTATAAAAGCGCCAAAAAAACCAACTTTGCAGCAGGAGATCTCACTCAAGCAAGgtcattctcgcttgagcgagaatgctccAGGGGCGTTTTCAGAAATTGACGcctttctcgcttgagcgagaatgcgtCAAACAAATTGagctatttttatgttttatcaagAAGCCCATCGGCGTAACGTAGGGAGTCACCTAACcctagcaaattaggttaaatagggggctagaagCACAACCCTAGTGTGTCGGATtaagaggaaaacaccattgagtgacttgtaacccaattgggagaataaaaggctagaagatgtgtggctaattctaccttgTGGATTTGTGAGTAATCTGTttgaactcttatgtattgaggtgatatttaaatatgatataatattttgttcttgattgattattggtattgttgttttgcttctaaatagttgtgacatgtttgagaatcttaaatctgacagagaagtatttttagggttctgacctaaataacaatacttaacatatttgagtgctagaaatagacttgaaatattaattgttattaacgTCTGAACATGATTCTacgttgtttttataaatatgcgagaaattgatatttaggaCACATTCTTAAGAActttatatgcgagaaatcgatataaatgaattcctacgagcatcaatttcaatcaaagaacttaatgttaacatgctaatcaaaatacatgagacagagaaagatgaaacctaatccctatttttccaattggaGCAACAACTCTTTGaattgttttcttgttaattcttGCCATCATAACAATCTTCTAACcaacttttattattctgttttttatatttagcgaatctTTTACTTGAATATTCAATTGTTCattgtgggatcgatattcgtccttagggacaaattattacttctgatgacacggtgcacttgtcgtaaaaagtcatcaatagGCACAACAACGAGCAAAGATAAACCATCACGACTAATTTGAACCGTTAATCATGTTGCCATCAACGGTGAAGATTGTGAGACCCTTCACATTCTCGGACACCAATCATGTCCAACAGGCATCACATTCTAGACCCTATGGAAGTCATGCCCCTCGCGCCATGGGGGGAGTACCTAGCACAACTCGGATACTTAACTAGTCCACGATCCATGTTGGAATCCAAACAATAACACCCCAAGACAAACAAAGGTTAACTCCTTCCGCAACCTAGACTCTCCACCACACTTAAGTATGAGGGCAAGTGTTTTGTCGAGTGATCAGATATGAAACACTTTAGTACCTAACACAATCTAGATACTCGACGATCCATGTTGACACCCGAACAATAACTTCTCGAGACAAATAAAGGTTAACTCCTTCCGCAACCTACACTCTCTACCATGTTGAGTGACCAAATACTGAAAATATCTCGACTTAACATAAGCTACCATGTTCTCGAGCACCTAGAAGGTCAACATGTCAAAGTTCACCCACTCAAGCAAATTGATCAAGGTCATTACATGGTAATCACCTCCAAATTATAATTAAGCAACTCTTTGACCTATTAAACCCCAACTAATCAGCCGTGCACCATAAGGTCCGTCACCACAAACTATGAAAAGACAAATTCCCTTATGTTCAAAGATAACAAAATTTGTGTCCCATAACTATCTTTCACTCATACTCCAAAACCAACTTGAACATCAAAATTTATCTAAGTGTGATTGTAGATACCTTCTTAGAAGACCGAGAAGATCTGATAGTGATGGAAGAATATTTAATATAGAAAAGATTTATCTATTGGATTTTTACCTATATTATTTGAATGAGATACCCTATACAAGGACAACAAATTTTGTGATCTGGTGGAGAACCAATTTGTGTCCCAAAAACATGATGGTGACAGGGTGTCTACAAAGTAAAAATGTTACCAACttcttttgcttttttttttctctcttttatttgTGGAAGAATCTTGGGGATCCATCACCCTCATCCATCCTTTCAAATTAACTTCTgcttttggtaaaaaaaatagcatgttttttattcaaataatgcAACTTTTAAAATCTTTGCACTGCAAAAATttggaaggaaaagaaaaaggattaataaaaatgaagaaagaaaatatgatgCATGAAAATATTGGAGAAATAAAGTTACCTTTAGAAagatttaatttgaaaaaatagaagaaatataGAAGagtgaaattataaaaaaaaaatctataaaccATCATTATTTTCTCTAAAAAAACGTTTGTTTTTGGTGGTTTTAAACTAAATAGAATTctcaatcatatttttttatttttgttaaacaGTGTAAAATAAATTGTCCCAGTCACATTTGGTTTACCATAGCAATGATATTTTTAACCTATTTTCTTTGTCttttaaatagtatttttttttttacaaacacGCTCTTaatctattaatttattttccaaCAAAATATATCACAGATATTATGTATTTCACCATTGATAGAATTTTATTGGATTGTGATGAGTAAAAGTTTTGAAGTAAATTTTTCGAAAATAAAAACACCCCACAGATGACAAATTTATTGTAGAGAATAATTTAAAGTTGCTTACTTTGGACAAATATAGGAGATGATTATAAATATAacttatgaataatttttttcaataaaactaGACAATTATTTATGTAAAGTAATTCTCTTCTGTTTTAATCAATTTACATACATACTATCCATATTAAAATAATGGATGTGTTTACttgaattttttagaaaaataacttttttagcagaaaatattttgtttgttttgactaaaaactttaaaaacattttattttgataaattagTTATAGTAGTTTATCAAAACAAGCCAatacaaaaattgttttagaaaatataaaggGGCATATTTagtgaaaaacattttttttacaattataacCAAGTTTAAGTTATTTACGCTTTTTAAGAtagtttattttatgttattttttaaaattactttattttcaAATGTAAGCAAACTtatagaatatttttatttaaaagtaatttttacgTGAAAATTGGGTAGAAAATGACAGAAAAGAAAGAGTATTGAAACTTTACAAAATGAATAGTTCTGAATATAGTTTTTGTGGTACCCACCAAATAAGTCCAATTGAAACCTCCAAATATCACACTCATTGAATAGACATATACATACTGGTGGCTCTAATTCATTGCCTTCATCCAACTACCCTTCATCATATGCTTAACCATCACTTAATTACCTTCTTACATTAGAAATAgtatttcataataataataataataacaataatgtaattttttaatctaaaccTATTCTAGTTTCTTGAATAATTTTACAGATCAATGAAGGTTAAAGCAGAGTAAAAAAATATCAGGTATACttaaaaagaaatcaaagagAGTCAGGGCAACTTGTTTTCAACCTATTACATCAATGTGAAAATTTacgttttataaaataaagaaattagtAATTAAAGACGTGTGATTTTGTAATTAATTTCAgtctttatataattaaataagaaaaatagtatgtgatgttattttatatgaataataaaacaaaaaaaacccAGTTGACAGCCCACACGGGCACACCCACGCTCATGGGTCCCACCTTCCCATTGCTGTCAAAAAAGAGAGAACCCTGCCACCGGCAAAACCAGGTTACCTATAAATTCTCAAAAACcttttcttttaagaaaaaaaacagcATCTACCTTTCACTTCACTTGTggttcctctctctctctctctctctctctcttactcACTGTCTCTCTCTAGAACACCTGAACAGGGAGATAGTGGAACACTCAAGCTACTGAATCAGCCATGGctaccttctccaaggaacgcGACAACTTTGTATATGCTGCCAAGTTAGCTGAACAAGCTGAACGATATGATGGTGCTTTCTCTCTCTTGATTTTTACTGTGAAGTGAACACTTGTTCGAGTTCCTTCATTTTAGCTGCATTCCACTTTCAATCACGTTTCCAGCATCTTCTGCAGTTACCCATTTTCTCTTTGTCCCAATAACTGCATTTGGTCTGATAAAGTTTCAATTTTTTCCATAAATGTCCACTGCTTCTTACACTTCTGCGTGTAAGTCTCAATTATTAGGAAAGAAAAGAGTGAAAAATTGGAGTTTTAGAAGTGTATTGGGGTGTATTTATTGTTCAATTTTATAATAGTTGCTCTTAGAGTCATACATAAATAACTTGATTTCTGAATAGAATTTAACgtgtgtttatttttaaaataacatgatTATGAGTGTGAATATTAAACtctatatttatttgttgtgtATTTTGGAATTTGGTTCCAGAGTTTCGAGTGGTGAAGtataaaaacttttttaaaGGCATACCTTCCATGATTTCTGAGTGGATGAGAGTGTTAAAATTAAACTCAATGTTTATTTATTACTGTTTTGGAATTTGATTCAAGAGTGTTGAGTGATGGAGTGGTGTGGTGTGCAGAAATGGTGGATGCGATGAAGAAGGTGGCGAAGTTGGACGTTGAGCTGAGTGTGGAAGAGAGGAACTTGTTCTCTGTTGGATACAAAAATGTGGTGGGGTCACGGAGAGCTTCATGGAGGATCTTGTCATCGATAGAGCAGAAAGAGGAGTCAAAAGGGAATGAGTTGAATGTTAGGCGCATCAGGGATTATAGGCACAAGGTGGAGTTGGAGCTGTCTAACATTTGCAGTGACATTATGATAATTTTAGATGAGCATCTTATTCCATCCACTAATATTGCGGAGTCCACAGTGTTTTATTATAAGATGTATGCTTTGTGGTCTTCTTCTTTGTGGGTTCTTAAGTGTTTTTGCTACGATGTCAGATGTGCAAGGTTTTTTCGGTCTATTAAGCCATTCTTTGAGTTTTAAATTGGATGCAGGAAAGGAGACTATTACCGGTATTTGGCAGAATTCAAAGCTGGTAATGAAAAGAAAGAGGTAGCAGATCAGTCACTTAAAGCATATCAGGTATTTGCTGGAGGTAACAAGGATTACCTCTGTAAATGAGTTTGccttatatatattatgtgtaTGCCAGTCTGCTACTGCTGACAAGGTTGGGGTGAACCTTGCTACATGCTGCTTTCAATGTTAGCAGAAAATGTAGATGGGATTATTATTTGAAAGACAACATCTGCTACGAATATAACAGGATAATTGTCATCCTTTCATAACTTAGTGTTGGTAGGTTAGGTAAAGATGTTTTCACTTTTTGTCTAAACATTAAATGCTGTTACTTAGGAACAACTTTTTTGCCATGAGTTTATCTGAACATCTTTGTGCCGTAAATTTAGGTCTTATGTTAATAAATTGTTTCATGAGTTTGTCCGTTTCTGTTTTGTACATTACTAGATTACTATATTACAAGTTATGTTGAGCCATTTATAAATGCTCGCTTCTTGCCTCTCTGGGGAATTTCATTGGGTTTTATGCTATTTATTTTGGgtgatttatatatatttatatgcttTATGAGTGCAAGGTTAGCTAAACAAGTACTCCTTTGCTCTATGAAGTGAAACTTCTTTCCTTGGATGCTCAACAATCTTGTGCTTCCATGTAGTTAGAAGAGTCTTTGTAGTAACTTAGTCATTTGTTAATCTATTATGATTTTCTGAATCTTTGAATGGGGATCCGACATATTATAGAAGGTTGTGCAATGAGTCTCCTTTCTTATATATTGTTCTTTAGGCTTATTCTTACTCAATGTGTGACCAAACTCATACTTGGAATCCTAACGTCTTGTATCTTGAAATATGAATAAGCATAATATGACAAACAGGGATTCACAGTCTCAAGAAATTGAGCTCCAATGTTACATTACTGATAAAGTTCATGAACAGAGTTAGGATGGAAAAATACATCTATTTGAGAGGATTTGTGAATGGTAGAGCAGTAATTTATAGGTCAATATCACATATCCCTTTCCATCGGGTGACAATCCTCCTgccaaaatttaatattttttatcctaGTAACCATTTTACCTTGTTCAATTTGATTAATATGTGGGTAGAGATGAGTTAGTATACATTGTTGCTGGTGCACTTCTAAAGTTTTAGTATACACAGTTGCCTACTGGTTAACTTGCTTATATTCAGTGCACACTATAAAATATATCTTCATTATTTGAGGACTGgaagttaaaagttttaaactGTTTCAGCCTTTTAGGGTCCATTTTAGTGAAATCTGTATTGATTGGAAACTTGTGTAAGCTCCATTCATCAAGCTTCCTGTAGTAGGAAAAGCTGTTCTAAGGTTTATTTGTCTGTAAAGTTCTCAAGGGAATATTATTCATCCTTGAAATTCAGTTGGTTAAAATCCTGATgtaatttgaattaaattaagGGTGGATACAGATAGACCCTTACTTGTATAGTTTACAAGCTCAGTTTCATGGCAAATGGGAGCATGATTAGAGGGATACCATAGATGGCTCAGTTCTGTATTGTCACCTTTTGTTTTCTGATTAAGGatttgcttttcttgcttttAAAGTAAGGAGAGGAGATGACTGTTGCTTATGAGCAATAATATGTCATCAGAGTTTGCAGCTGTTTGTCATGTTATGCTGCTTTCCTACTGTTTCATTTGCTATTCTtcaatattttttgtatttttgttatgtttgacATCGAGAAAACCTTAAATTTCCAGCTTAGACTAAAACTGTTGAGTCATGATTATTTACAGACAGCTGCTACCACTGCTGAGAGTGAATTACAACCTACACATCCTATTCGTTTGGGTCTGGCTCTAAATTTCTCTGTGTTTTATTATGAGATAATGAATTCACCTGAAAGGTATGCAGAAATAGTTGTGCTAATTACACAAAGGGCAGGGCCATATCCTTactttttttgaatttatttgcaGGGCCTGCCATCTTGCTAAGCAAGCCTTTGATGATGCTGTCTCAGAGCTAGATACCCTGAATGAGGAATCTTACAAGGATGGCACCTTGATCTTGCAGCTGTTGAGGGATAACCTTACCTTATGGACTTCTGATATCCCCGAAGAGGGTGGTAAGATATAGAGATCACTTAATGCAATTTCTATTTCTTTAAGATTCATAGGATCTTACCAACGATAGCTGATCTATTATTGACTTGTATGCCTATTCCTCCACATGTGAACATCTTTCCTTCAGTTTTCATCATATCTCTTTTCCCAAGATTCAGTCCTTCCTTATGTGTAGTGGTTGGATCAAATAAAAGGAAATTGACCAACCCAAATATCTTAGTTTCTAGTTAAAGTTCCAATAGGATCCTGCTTCTTTAAAGTGAACTACTCATCTTGTAAGGTAAAATAAGTTagtgtttgataaaaaaattaactgttGATATTACATGCACACTGTTGGTGTTGAGGGAATAAAACAGAGCAAGATATTTGTGaacagaaaatatatattttatttcactgttatttttcaaataagaatacaatctctctaaatagtcttacaatagacttctcaaattctaccttctctctcataaaacctatactataatttacatttaaatcatAGTATAAATGACTTTCAACACtagaattaaagataataattattgtCTATTCAGATGCCAAAA includes:
- the LOC137835137 gene encoding 14-3-3-like protein D; this translates as MATFSKERDNFVYAAKLAEQAERYDEMVDAMKKVAKLDVELSVEERNLFSVGYKNVVGSRRASWRILSSIEQKEESKGNELNVRRIRDYRHKVELELSNICSDIMIILDEHLIPSTNIAESTVFYYKMKGDYYRYLAEFKAGNEKKEVADQSLKAYQTAATTAESELQPTHPIRLGLALNFSVFYYEIMNSPERACHLAKQAFDDAVSELDTLNEESYKDGTLILQLLRDNLTLWTSDIPEEGEDQKMDDTARNGQGEDELGR